The DNA window GACGTACTGGTTGAGCGCCTGCGTTTCGGCAACGTCGCCCTCGAGGCGCGGATAGGCGTACAGTTCGACGAACAGGCCATCGGGGTACTGCGGTGCCTCGAGCGTGATCCGCCACATCGGGAGCGCAATTGCGACGAGCAACAGCGCCGCCGCTGCGAGCGGGAGCGCGCGACGGAGTTCGGTCAGAGTGTTGAGTTTTGACATGGCGGAAGAGGGAATGGGTGGTTAGTCAGCCGGTTCGACCAGCAGCCGCGAGCGCATCTCGAGGTGGAGTGCACTGCAGAAGTACGCACAGTACATCCAGTAGACGCCGGGCTTGTCGGCGGTAAACGTCACCTCGCGGGTCTCCTGGGGTGCCAACTTGACGTTGACGTCGTATTGGGGGATCGCCAGCGAGTGGATAATATCCTCTTCTTGCTCGATGTTTGTCGATCGGATCGTTACCTCATCGCCCTCTTGGACAAGAATGTCCTCGAATCCGAAGGTGTTGCGCGAGTTGTACATCTCGACGTGGACCTGGTCGCCGTCTCGCTCGACGAAGTTGTCCTCGTCATCAGCCGAAATGAAGTCCAACTCGAGGTCGTCAGGGTCGTAGACACTGGCAGGGTCGAGTCGGTCGGCACGGACGATCGAGGCGTCGTGTGGCTCGGGGTAGGCTGGCGTGTCCTTGACCAGTTCCATTCCGGCGTCGTCGTCGCCGATATAGAACAGCTGGTCGTTCTCGGGGAAGACCGGCCCGACAGGGAGGAACCGATCCTTCGAAAGCTTGTTGAGGACGATCAGCCAGTCACCCTGTGGATCGCCGGTGTAGGATTCGGCGGCGATCAGGTGGCCAGGGCTGTAGTGAACGTCGTGTTTTTCGATGACCGGGCTCTCGGAGCCCATCTCCGCGTCGACAGCTGCTTCGATGTCCCACTTAACGACCTGAGAGTCGACGAACAGTGTCGTGTAAGCGTGTCCACGGTCGTCGTAGGCAGTGTGCAGCGGCCCGTTGCCAACGTTGACTCGACCCACGATAGCATCGTTGGGGTCGTCGACCTCGTTGAGCTGATCGATCTCGATAATCGTACAGGTTGGATCGAGTTTCCCAGAGGCGATGGCATACTCGCCGTCAGGCGTGACACTCACGCCATGGGGGTTCGTCGGCACGTCAATGTACCGTACGAGCGGTTCGTCACCCTCGTTGAGCGGGCTGTCTTCGGTGCCGTCGACGACGGGAACGCCGTTGATTTCCTCGAACTCGCCGGCATCGACTGCATCCTCAATGCGCGGGATGTTGAACGCGACCACGTAATCCGTATCAGCCGCAGTCATCTCCGACTCCGTGACGCCTTCTTCGCTATTGTAGGTCGTCGTGAAGAACCACTCGCCGTTCTTTCCGGAGTCACCGTTATCGAGGTTACAGTCGACGCGAACGTCCCACTCGTGGTCGAACGGATCTGCCGACATCGCCGACAGCGTCGACCCGTACTCGCTCGGGTCCTCGAGGTCGCGACCATCGTTAGGGATCGGAACGCGCAGTTCACCGACGCCGAAGATGAGTCGCGTGTCGGGCATCAACGCGCACGCGCC is part of the Natronolimnobius sp. AArcel1 genome and encodes:
- the nosZ gene encoding TAT-dependent nitrous-oxide reductase — protein: MTNTHNTDGGQSISSADDRDPLFARIPRRDFMKAGAAAGAIGSLAGCTNLLDESDTTAAADVDTSVPPGELDDYYAFLSGGHSGDIRVYGVPSMRQIMRIPVFNVESARGYGFDDETHEMLQDAGGYTWGDTHHPRVSQTDNEYDGEWLFVNDKANGRMARIDLEYFETDAIIDLPNQQGTHGACALMPDTRLIFGVGELRVPIPNDGRDLEDPSEYGSTLSAMSADPFDHEWDVRVDCNLDNGDSGKNGEWFFTTTYNSEEGVTESEMTAADTDYVVAFNIPRIEDAVDAGEFEEINGVPVVDGTEDSPLNEGDEPLVRYIDVPTNPHGVSVTPDGEYAIASGKLDPTCTIIEIDQLNEVDDPNDAIVGRVNVGNGPLHTAYDDRGHAYTTLFVDSQVVKWDIEAAVDAEMGSESPVIEKHDVHYSPGHLIAAESYTGDPQGDWLIVLNKLSKDRFLPVGPVFPENDQLFYIGDDDAGMELVKDTPAYPEPHDASIVRADRLDPASVYDPDDLELDFISADDEDNFVERDGDQVHVEMYNSRNTFGFEDILVQEGDEVTIRSTNIEQEEDIIHSLAIPQYDVNVKLAPQETREVTFTADKPGVYWMYCAYFCSALHLEMRSRLLVEPAD